One window of the Chitinophaga niabensis genome contains the following:
- a CDS encoding Crp/Fnr family transcriptional regulator: MKKDKQGCDMQTCLVCRLCVKEWKPAILHERKNFALKKGAQLFKEGDPVKGVFFLHTGRVKVHKHWGEEKELIVRFAKEGDIVGHRGIGAELIYPVTATVLEAATVCFFELDFFQASLKVNEGLMYEMMMFYARELQESEKKMRNLAHMPVKGRIAYALLSLRDKFGRNEGGFIDFALSRQDLASYIGATYETTFRMLNELIQENLIILSGKEIAIAHEEKLRALTLAG, from the coding sequence ATGAAGAAAGACAAGCAGGGATGTGACATGCAAACCTGCCTCGTATGCAGGCTGTGTGTAAAAGAATGGAAACCGGCCATCCTGCATGAGCGCAAAAACTTTGCCTTGAAAAAGGGCGCACAGTTGTTTAAAGAGGGTGATCCGGTGAAAGGTGTTTTCTTTCTTCATACAGGAAGAGTGAAAGTGCATAAACACTGGGGAGAAGAAAAGGAACTGATCGTGCGTTTTGCAAAGGAAGGAGATATTGTAGGGCACCGGGGGATTGGTGCAGAGCTGATATACCCTGTAACAGCCACCGTACTGGAAGCGGCTACTGTTTGTTTCTTTGAGCTGGACTTCTTCCAGGCATCCCTTAAAGTGAATGAAGGGCTGATGTATGAAATGATGATGTTCTATGCGCGTGAGCTACAGGAGTCAGAAAAGAAAATGCGCAACCTGGCACATATGCCGGTGAAAGGAAGGATTGCTTATGCCCTGCTTTCCCTGCGCGATAAATTTGGAAGGAATGAAGGGGGCTTCATTGATTTTGCCCTCAGCCGCCAGGACCTTGCTTCCTATATTGGCGCTACTTATGAAACCACATTCAGAATGCTGAATGAACTGATACAGGAAAACCTCATTATCTTATCCGGAAAAGAGATTGCCATTGCCCACGAGGAAAAACTGCGGGCTTTAACCCTGGCAGGCTAA
- a CDS encoding cytochrome-c peroxidase, whose protein sequence is MSAQTVKRAHVYFCHMVTIKRLLLPGFCLFILMSLTNATGPSIGVEATVQYFRSGAKDFAASTLALQSTIHSLRKDDTASVAAAKAQLKHCRLQYKKIEFFLEYFFKTSSLIYNTPAKVEIEEPYMEYNEPVGLQVIEALLYEDDVVANKAALLEQVNVVRSSAEDLLSLLYGFTANDKQVLESVRIELIRIYTLGITGFDAPLLKSGITESYEALHAVKAVLAPYLDKRAPYADSVTYYLAKSLQFLEAGKDFDAFDRLRFLQQYALPLQRTLGYMIRDMQLVQNTTGGVLNYNAEHLFSKDAINIDAFPAAGNEKFNSVETFPLSGVAATPALYKFNSPDAFTSTGATVNTALISLGKKLFHETALSGNNKISCATCHRPEKHFTDGLATSMAFDGHSHVRRNAPSLFYAGFQYGQFWEGRIKSLEEQALDVVHNPLEMNGDAAKVLQLPAYTALFKQVFPDSSITAEKVAVAIAAFVRSLNPRNAPFDRYITGDTTAMNTAQVRGFNLFMGKAQCGTCHFAPLFNGLVPPLYNLTELEVLGTPRNEDLAKPLIDGDKGRYDVLNISFYEQAFKTPTVRNVSATGPYMHNGAFSTLENVVEFYNKGGGSGIGLETPTQTLSAVPLQLTKQEVADVTEFMRALEDKLP, encoded by the coding sequence ATGAGCGCGCAGACAGTAAAGCGGGCGCATGTTTACTTTTGCCATATGGTCACTATAAAACGATTGCTGCTACCGGGCTTCTGCCTTTTTATCCTGATGAGCCTGACCAATGCCACAGGCCCGTCCATAGGCGTGGAAGCAACAGTGCAGTATTTCAGGTCTGGTGCGAAAGACTTTGCTGCTTCCACATTGGCCCTGCAATCTACCATTCACTCACTCCGTAAAGATGACACAGCAAGTGTTGCTGCAGCCAAAGCACAATTGAAACACTGCCGCTTACAATACAAAAAGATCGAATTCTTCCTGGAATACTTCTTTAAAACTTCCAGTCTTATTTACAATACACCCGCTAAAGTAGAAATAGAAGAACCTTACATGGAATACAATGAGCCGGTAGGGTTGCAGGTGATAGAAGCATTGTTGTACGAAGATGATGTGGTGGCCAATAAAGCGGCCTTACTTGAACAGGTGAATGTGGTCCGCTCATCGGCAGAAGACCTGTTATCCCTGTTGTATGGATTTACTGCTAATGATAAACAAGTGCTGGAAAGTGTACGCATAGAACTGATACGCATTTATACATTGGGCATTACAGGATTTGATGCACCTCTGTTAAAATCAGGCATCACTGAATCTTATGAAGCGTTGCATGCAGTGAAAGCTGTGCTGGCTCCTTACCTGGATAAACGTGCGCCTTATGCAGACAGTGTAACTTATTATCTTGCTAAAAGCCTGCAATTCCTGGAAGCGGGTAAAGATTTTGATGCTTTTGACCGCTTGCGGTTTCTTCAGCAATACGCTTTGCCTTTGCAAAGAACGCTGGGATATATGATCAGGGATATGCAGCTGGTGCAGAATACCACAGGTGGTGTACTGAATTACAATGCAGAACATTTGTTCAGCAAAGATGCCATCAATATAGATGCATTTCCTGCGGCCGGTAATGAGAAATTTAACAGTGTTGAAACCTTTCCTTTATCCGGTGTTGCAGCTACGCCGGCGTTATATAAGTTTAATAGTCCGGATGCATTTACTTCAACCGGTGCAACGGTGAATACTGCTTTGATCAGCCTGGGCAAAAAGTTATTCCATGAAACCGCTTTATCCGGCAATAACAAAATAAGCTGCGCCACCTGCCACCGCCCGGAGAAACATTTCACGGATGGATTGGCTACCAGTATGGCGTTTGACGGACATTCACATGTACGGCGGAATGCACCATCACTCTTCTATGCGGGGTTCCAGTACGGGCAGTTCTGGGAAGGGCGCATCAAAAGCCTGGAAGAGCAGGCACTGGATGTAGTGCATAATCCGCTTGAAATGAATGGTGATGCTGCGAAGGTTTTGCAATTGCCGGCTTATACGGCACTTTTTAAACAGGTGTTCCCGGATAGCAGTATCACTGCAGAAAAAGTAGCGGTGGCCATTGCTGCATTTGTACGTTCACTGAATCCCCGCAATGCTCCTTTCGACCGGTATATAACAGGTGATACCACGGCAATGAATACTGCACAGGTACGGGGCTTCAATTTATTCATGGGTAAGGCACAATGTGGCACCTGTCATTTTGCGCCACTCTTTAATGGGCTGGTGCCACCCTTGTATAATCTCACAGAGCTGGAAGTACTGGGCACACCGAGGAATGAAGACCTGGCAAAACCATTGATAGATGGTGATAAAGGCCGCTATGATGTGTTGAATATCTCATTCTACGAACAGGCGTTTAAAACGCCAACTGTGAGGAATGTATCCGCCACAGGGCCTTATATGCATAATGGCGCATTCAGCACATTGGAGAACGTAGTGGAATTCTATAACAAAGGCGGTGGTAGTGGTATTGGGCTGGAGACGCCTACGCAAACATTGTCCGCCGTACCTTTGCAATTAACCAAACAGGAAGTAGCAGATGTGACCGAATTTATGCGGGCACTGGAAGATAAGCTGCCATAG
- a CDS encoding purple acid phosphatase family protein: MSIRSLLALLGVFFFIQANAQETPKPKPPREERKPNVLAGLMRGPYLQVATDHSIIIRWRTNALTRSVVTYGTTEGQLDMAAEDSTLTFEHKVQVNGLKPRTKYYYSIGGGNGDTLQMDADNYFVTMPVPGQEGPLRIGVFGDCGNNSPNQRNVRDQVINYLQDKPMDAWILLGDNAYSSGTDPEFQEKFFNIYKDNLLKKYPLFPAPGNHDYSDLYRFRATSQGTKDIAYYQNFSMPTNGEAGGVPSKTQAFYSFDIGNIHFLSLDSYGKEDAASTRMYDTLGAQVQWIKKDLEAFKNTRRGWVVAYWHHPPYTMGSHNSDKEGELVKIRENFIRILERYGVDLILCGHSHVYERSRLMHGHYGMEETFDSATHNLSGSSALYDGSENSCPYIKDPVTNAGTVYVVTGSAGAQGGRQATYPHDAFYYSYNEKGGASMLEVDGNKLELKFIAADGEIRDHFVMMKDVNKTTTINLKKGQSATLTASFAGQYKWNKGKSTERSITVKPSAGKTVYEVQDNYTCVKDVFIVNVSK; this comes from the coding sequence ATGAGCATCAGATCTTTACTCGCACTGTTAGGTGTGTTTTTTTTCATACAGGCCAATGCGCAGGAAACGCCTAAACCCAAGCCCCCAAGAGAGGAACGGAAGCCGAATGTACTGGCCGGTCTGATGAGAGGGCCTTATTTACAGGTGGCCACAGACCATAGCATTATTATCCGCTGGAGAACGAATGCGCTCACCAGAAGCGTAGTGACCTATGGTACAACGGAAGGGCAGCTGGATATGGCAGCAGAGGATTCCACACTCACCTTTGAGCATAAAGTGCAGGTAAACGGTCTCAAACCCCGCACAAAGTATTACTACTCCATCGGTGGTGGTAATGGCGATACTTTGCAGATGGATGCCGATAACTATTTTGTTACGATGCCGGTGCCCGGCCAGGAAGGCCCGCTCCGTATAGGTGTATTTGGCGATTGCGGGAACAACTCTCCCAATCAGCGCAATGTAAGGGACCAGGTGATCAACTACCTGCAGGATAAACCAATGGATGCCTGGATACTGTTAGGCGATAATGCTTATTCCAGCGGCACTGACCCTGAATTCCAGGAGAAGTTCTTCAATATCTATAAAGATAACCTCCTGAAGAAATACCCATTATTCCCTGCCCCGGGCAACCACGATTACAGTGATCTGTACCGCTTCAGGGCTACTTCCCAGGGTACTAAAGACATTGCTTACTACCAGAACTTCTCCATGCCCACCAATGGTGAAGCTGGCGGTGTTCCTTCTAAAACACAGGCTTTCTATTCTTTCGATATCGGTAACATACATTTCCTCTCCCTGGATTCTTATGGTAAGGAAGATGCGGCTAGTACCCGTATGTATGATACGCTGGGTGCACAGGTGCAATGGATCAAAAAAGACCTGGAAGCATTTAAGAATACCCGCAGAGGATGGGTGGTTGCTTACTGGCATCATCCTCCCTATACCATGGGCTCACACAACTCTGATAAAGAAGGAGAGCTGGTAAAGATCCGTGAGAACTTTATCCGCATCCTGGAACGTTATGGTGTAGACCTGATCCTTTGTGGTCACAGTCACGTGTATGAGCGTTCCCGTTTGATGCATGGGCATTATGGTATGGAAGAAACCTTTGATTCTGCCACGCATAACCTGAGTGGTTCTTCTGCGCTGTATGATGGATCAGAGAATTCCTGCCCTTACATCAAAGATCCTGTAACCAATGCCGGTACGGTATATGTCGTAACCGGATCAGCAGGTGCACAGGGTGGCCGCCAGGCTACCTATCCGCATGATGCATTTTATTATTCCTATAATGAAAAGGGCGGCGCTTCCATGCTGGAAGTAGATGGTAATAAACTGGAGCTGAAATTTATCGCTGCAGATGGGGAGATCAGAGATCATTTTGTGATGATGAAAGATGTGAATAAAACCACTACCATCAATCTGAAGAAGGGACAAAGTGCTACACTTACGGCGTCTTTTGCTGGACAGTACAAATGGAATAAAGGCAAGAGTACGGAAAGGAGTATCACGGTGAAACCTTCTGCTGGTAAAACAGTGTATGAAGTGCAGGATAACTATACTTGTGTGAAAGATGTTTTCATTGTGAACGTTTCTAAGTAA
- a CDS encoding TonB-dependent receptor — translation MKKIYTSTLLMLLLFPLHLFSQGLISGRVIDQDNLSLPGASIVIKALSRNAVSDVTGTFKLLNIPDGTHVVTISYIGFRPFEKTVKITNGAAVQLDAVLAAGGSKDLQTVVVSGSSVSALKALNQQKNSNRIVNVISADQIGRFPDPNIGDALKRVPGIYVQLDQGEASLVSVRGTDPSKSTININGTNMSGTGNDRSVGINAVPSDMVQAVEVTKAITPDMDGDAIGGVINLITRKAPYTKMLSLTGGTGYSFMIKKPMANANLVFGNRYGKKKQFGVMLSGSYYQQSLGSNMHGSDWSDTKWVDDKTYFMPKYLSMEQILLERIRQSYTIGLDYKFNEKHSIALTGIFNNYKDWRQRYTLKVDDIGADYPTNWKRAPGYERGTVQGNKVKDSNKDMIDDNTKEYYVDRTNDPLHPQYDPELERHVNGGVNSKNGAVIAQKIINLGLEGQHIFGKVKVEWKGSYMKNRGDNPDARNLELESEMEKTVQMDYTNPRFIKATGGTGIDNVLESLKGRATNNSDTVDTWYADSYNGSDKRSYTQQYLAQLDITVPLWEGKFGNTLKFGGKYRGMTKENTILNQVVWKPGIDPNRKAEYDQRIANGEKVNIEDYRDWGHFWTGYGNSMKNVSRSLFPNSRYEVGSTVTTEWVSHQDVSYTGNTAHFIKDATKVDALAGNYNGAEGISAGYLMSTQQLGSKLSLIGGLRFEYSTLKYEGYNYNKRLNTIEDEKIISNTNSLDLMPAFHIKYTPTKQSVYRFAYTRTISRPAYGDIAPKMNVSIKDKTVSEGNPQLAPTLSNNLDLLGEYYTGGTGLISGGVYLKNIRSYTVIKKDAVPFSLVDAFVLTPEELAGKEGVTPEVLADYKRYYDPLKANDELLQRTKPSNAGTANLVGVEIAFQRNLSFLPKPLNHLSVYANYTHNWIFTRKGEPELPGTAKDILNLSIAYEVSRFSIRASFNNTSAFSTITGSLPDHKGDVYYDKVYYLDANMNFFLSKKIVIYANANNLLNQSQRRYMWQQQYTYSSLYTGATAQLGVKLNLL, via the coding sequence ATGAAAAAGATCTACACTTCAACACTGTTGATGTTATTGCTATTCCCATTACACCTCTTCTCACAAGGTCTCATTTCCGGCCGTGTGATAGATCAGGACAACCTTAGTCTTCCCGGCGCATCTATTGTTATTAAGGCACTTTCGCGTAATGCAGTATCTGATGTAACCGGTACTTTTAAACTCCTCAATATTCCTGACGGAACACATGTAGTGACCATTTCCTACATTGGTTTCAGACCTTTTGAGAAAACAGTAAAGATCACAAACGGTGCAGCTGTACAGCTGGACGCTGTGCTTGCTGCCGGTGGTAGTAAAGACCTGCAAACAGTGGTGGTAAGCGGCTCTTCTGTTTCTGCCTTAAAAGCATTAAACCAGCAGAAGAATTCCAACAGGATCGTGAATGTGATCTCTGCAGATCAGATCGGACGTTTTCCTGACCCCAACATCGGCGATGCATTAAAGCGCGTACCAGGTATCTATGTACAGTTAGACCAGGGAGAGGCTTCCCTGGTGAGTGTACGGGGTACAGATCCTTCCAAGAGCACGATCAATATCAATGGTACGAATATGTCCGGCACAGGTAATGACCGTTCCGTAGGTATTAACGCAGTGCCTTCAGATATGGTGCAGGCCGTGGAAGTAACAAAAGCTATTACACCGGATATGGATGGAGATGCTATCGGCGGTGTGATCAACCTGATCACCCGTAAAGCGCCTTATACAAAAATGTTATCCCTTACCGGTGGTACAGGTTATTCCTTCATGATCAAAAAGCCCATGGCGAATGCGAACCTGGTATTTGGTAACCGTTATGGTAAAAAGAAACAATTCGGCGTGATGCTGTCTGGTTCCTATTATCAGCAATCCCTTGGTTCTAATATGCATGGAAGCGACTGGAGTGATACAAAGTGGGTGGATGATAAAACCTACTTCATGCCCAAATACCTCAGCATGGAACAGATCCTGCTGGAACGTATCCGGCAGAGTTACACCATTGGCCTGGATTATAAATTCAATGAGAAGCACAGTATAGCGCTCACGGGGATCTTCAATAACTATAAGGACTGGCGCCAGCGTTATACATTGAAAGTAGATGATATCGGTGCGGATTATCCTACTAACTGGAAACGTGCACCCGGCTATGAAAGAGGTACGGTGCAAGGAAATAAGGTGAAGGATTCCAATAAGGATATGATAGATGATAACACGAAGGAGTATTACGTAGACCGGACTAACGACCCTCTTCATCCGCAGTATGATCCTGAACTGGAAAGGCATGTGAATGGCGGTGTGAACAGTAAGAACGGTGCCGTGATCGCGCAGAAGATCATTAACCTGGGCCTGGAAGGGCAACATATCTTCGGTAAGGTGAAAGTGGAATGGAAAGGTTCTTACATGAAGAACAGGGGCGATAACCCGGATGCCCGTAACCTGGAACTGGAAAGTGAAATGGAAAAAACGGTACAGATGGATTATACCAATCCCCGTTTTATTAAAGCCACTGGTGGTACCGGCATAGACAACGTGCTGGAAAGCCTGAAAGGCAGAGCAACCAATAACAGCGATACCGTGGATACCTGGTATGCGGACAGCTACAATGGTTCCGATAAACGTTCCTATACCCAACAATATTTAGCACAGCTGGATATAACCGTTCCATTATGGGAAGGTAAGTTCGGCAACACGCTGAAGTTTGGTGGTAAATACCGCGGCATGACCAAAGAAAATACCATCCTGAACCAGGTGGTATGGAAACCGGGTATTGATCCAAACAGGAAAGCGGAGTATGATCAGAGAATTGCAAACGGAGAAAAAGTAAACATAGAAGATTACCGCGACTGGGGGCATTTCTGGACTGGTTATGGTAACAGCATGAAGAACGTAAGCCGTTCGCTTTTCCCTAATTCCCGTTATGAAGTAGGCAGCACGGTAACAACGGAATGGGTATCTCACCAGGATGTAAGTTACACCGGCAATACCGCACACTTCATCAAGGATGCTACCAAAGTGGATGCCCTGGCGGGTAACTACAACGGAGCAGAAGGGATCTCTGCCGGTTACCTGATGAGTACGCAACAATTAGGCAGCAAGCTGTCCCTGATCGGTGGTTTGCGTTTTGAATACAGCACATTGAAGTACGAAGGATATAACTACAACAAAAGGCTGAACACTATTGAAGATGAAAAGATCATTTCTAATACCAATTCCCTGGACCTGATGCCGGCCTTTCATATAAAGTATACACCCACCAAACAATCTGTTTACCGTTTTGCATATACACGTACCATTTCCCGTCCTGCTTATGGAGACATTGCGCCTAAAATGAACGTAAGCATTAAGGACAAAACAGTTTCCGAAGGAAACCCTCAGCTGGCACCTACCTTGTCCAACAACCTGGACCTGCTGGGTGAATATTATACCGGGGGCACAGGTTTGATCTCAGGGGGTGTTTACCTGAAGAACATCCGCAGTTACACTGTTATTAAGAAAGATGCGGTACCCTTTTCACTGGTGGATGCATTTGTGTTAACACCTGAGGAACTTGCTGGAAAGGAAGGCGTAACCCCAGAGGTGCTGGCGGATTATAAAAGGTATTACGATCCATTAAAGGCCAATGATGAATTGCTGCAAAGGACCAAACCTTCCAATGCAGGAACAGCTAACCTGGTGGGTGTGGAGATTGCTTTCCAGCGTAACCTTTCCTTCCTGCCCAAACCGCTCAACCACCTGAGTGTATATGCGAACTATACACACAACTGGATCTTTACCAGGAAGGGAGAACCGGAACTGCCGGGTACTGCAAAAGATATCCTGAACCTGTCTATCGCTTATGAAGTAAGCCGGTTCAGCATAAGGGCATCTTTCAACAATACTTCTGCTTTCAGTACTATCACAGGCAGCCTGCCAGACCATAAAGGGGATGTTTATTATGACAAGGTATACTACCTGGATGCGAACATGAACTTCTTCCTCTCTAAGAAAATAGTGATCTATGCCAATGCTAATAACCTGTTGAACCAATCGCAGCGGAGGTATATGTGGCAGCAGCAGTATACTTATTCTTCTTTGTACACTGGCGCTACTGCACAATTGGGTGTGAAGCTGAACCTCTTGTAG
- a CDS encoding extracellular catalytic domain type 1 short-chain-length polyhydroxyalkanoate depolymerase, with the protein MKNLFMQLPILLSLMLFTNCEKQTDPDSRDQYRFSGTLTVDGRTRYFLLNLPPGYYEEQGKLPLVIGLHGAAGSGSQFELDYRFTQKANNAKFIAVYPDGVRSGGLLGLRFWNAGYCCNYASDHNINDVKFISELIDKLVRDYKVDPKKVYAAGMSNGGMMAYRLACEIPDKIAAVATVSCSMVQTQSCSPSRAVPIIHLHSELDTKIPYYGGVGIAGYYYPPVDSVLNVWSAKNNCTAPPQVVTDNAQYKLTEWPACGNGALMQCYLTKDGGHAWPGGRKSRDQADEPSTAINANDLIWDFFQRFSLQ; encoded by the coding sequence ATGAAAAACTTATTCATGCAGTTACCCATTCTCCTTTCCCTGATGTTATTCACCAACTGCGAGAAACAAACTGATCCTGATAGCCGTGATCAGTATCGTTTCTCCGGCACTTTAACGGTGGATGGCAGAACACGGTACTTCCTGCTGAACCTTCCTCCCGGTTACTATGAGGAACAAGGGAAACTTCCGCTGGTGATCGGTTTGCATGGTGCTGCAGGGAGCGGCAGCCAGTTTGAGCTGGATTACCGGTTTACGCAAAAGGCCAATAACGCTAAATTCATAGCGGTATACCCGGATGGTGTCCGAAGCGGGGGATTGCTGGGGTTGAGATTCTGGAATGCAGGATACTGTTGTAATTACGCCAGTGATCACAATATCAATGATGTGAAGTTCATCAGCGAGCTGATAGATAAGCTGGTAAGGGATTATAAGGTGGATCCTAAAAAGGTATATGCTGCGGGCATGTCCAACGGCGGTATGATGGCTTACAGGCTGGCCTGTGAGATACCGGATAAGATAGCGGCTGTTGCAACGGTAAGTTGTTCCATGGTACAAACACAGTCCTGCAGTCCCTCCCGCGCGGTTCCCATTATTCACCTGCATTCTGAGCTGGATACAAAAATACCTTATTACGGCGGGGTAGGGATAGCAGGGTATTATTATCCGCCGGTAGATTCAGTATTGAATGTATGGTCTGCTAAAAATAATTGTACGGCGCCGCCGCAGGTAGTCACAGATAATGCGCAGTATAAATTAACGGAATGGCCTGCCTGCGGGAATGGCGCCCTGATGCAGTGTTATCTTACAAAAGATGGCGGGCATGCATGGCCGGGCGGGAGGAAAAGCAGGGACCAGGCAGATGAACCTTCTACGGCCATTAATGCCAATGACCTGATATGGGATTTCTTTCAACGTTTTTCTTTACAATAA
- a CDS encoding sensor histidine kinase, with translation MKFKYKVQLILLSSMAITILFSIPRLALLRLPQYELPELAARTVYSLLFALLFFTINLDRRVLRLGNLKIDTNRFFPLLFVNAGLFFITIFLLMRLHLYLFEPVLKERLFRFLFNITFILEFLLIILVSYIYRLVFYNQQIKMANEVLLKTNAETRYEVLKNQVNPHFLFNSFNTINSLILRDKEAAMNFVNNMSDVFRYVLESRETVTLEEELNMLAAYTAMLNGRHGGKITVNMDIDHTMLPYKLPPMALQILVENAVKHNVISARHPLCIRIFSRGNGELVVSNDLHEKKVRERSTGLGLSNLNQRSKYLSNRDIVIQRLDNKFIVAVPLIQ, from the coding sequence ATGAAGTTTAAATACAAGGTCCAACTCATCCTGCTTAGCTCAATGGCTATCACCATCCTCTTTTCTATACCAAGGCTGGCGCTGCTGCGGCTTCCGCAGTATGAACTACCTGAGCTGGCGGCCCGTACGGTTTATTCGCTGTTGTTCGCACTTCTTTTTTTTACGATCAACCTGGATAGAAGAGTGCTGCGGCTTGGGAATTTGAAAATTGACACTAACCGTTTCTTCCCCTTGTTATTCGTTAATGCCGGTCTCTTCTTTATCACGATCTTTTTATTGATGCGGCTGCATTTGTACCTGTTTGAGCCAGTTCTAAAGGAGCGGTTATTCAGGTTCCTGTTTAATATCACCTTTATATTGGAATTCCTGCTGATCATACTGGTCTCCTATATTTATCGCCTGGTGTTTTACAATCAGCAGATAAAGATGGCTAATGAGGTATTGCTTAAAACAAATGCAGAAACCAGGTATGAAGTATTGAAAAACCAGGTGAACCCTCATTTCCTGTTTAATTCCTTTAATACCATTAACTCTCTCATCCTGCGGGATAAAGAGGCCGCGATGAATTTTGTGAATAATATGAGCGATGTATTCCGTTACGTACTGGAAAGCAGGGAAACGGTAACATTAGAGGAGGAACTGAATATGCTGGCTGCTTATACGGCGATGCTGAACGGCAGGCATGGTGGCAAGATCACGGTGAATATGGATATAGATCATACGATGCTTCCATATAAGTTGCCCCCGATGGCCTTGCAGATCCTGGTGGAAAACGCTGTGAAGCATAACGTAATTTCCGCCCGGCATCCCCTGTGCATCAGGATATTCAGCAGGGGAAACGGGGAACTGGTTGTTTCAAATGATCTGCATGAAAAAAAGGTGCGGGAACGTTCTACGGGCTTAGGGCTTTCTAATTTAAACCAACGATCCAAATACCTGTCTAACCGGGATATTGTTATTCAACGTTTGGATAACAAGTTTATAGTAGCGGTACCGTTAATACAGTAA
- a CDS encoding LytR/AlgR family response regulator transcription factor, whose translation MRILIIEDEEYAAQQLESLIRDLVELPEFAGVIDNVEDAVEFLATKPRIDLMFLDINLSDGLSFEIFRNMKVDIPVIFTTAYDQYAIRAFELNSIDYLLKPIRKEKLQQALDKYLRLENRNTLEQVSKLLVAQPNYKRNFLVPYKDKLIPVNVNEFAWFELNGGVVKGMRLDKSMLIMEEKSLEELSDVLDPGQFYRANRQYLVSRPAIQEVSYYFNSRLYLKINPATGEKVLVSKAKAGDFKQWMNGY comes from the coding sequence ATGAGGATACTCATTATTGAAGATGAAGAATATGCAGCACAGCAACTGGAAAGCCTGATCCGGGACCTTGTTGAACTTCCCGAATTTGCAGGTGTGATAGATAACGTGGAAGATGCTGTGGAGTTCCTTGCCACAAAACCCCGCATTGATCTGATGTTCCTGGATATTAACCTCTCCGATGGCCTTTCTTTTGAGATCTTCAGGAATATGAAAGTGGACATACCTGTTATCTTCACCACGGCATATGATCAGTATGCTATCCGCGCATTTGAGCTCAACAGTATCGATTATTTACTGAAACCCATCCGCAAGGAAAAACTGCAGCAGGCATTGGATAAATATTTACGGCTGGAGAACCGGAATACATTGGAGCAGGTGAGTAAACTACTCGTGGCACAGCCTAACTATAAACGTAATTTTCTGGTTCCATATAAGGATAAACTGATCCCGGTGAACGTCAATGAATTTGCCTGGTTTGAATTGAATGGAGGGGTGGTGAAAGGAATGCGGCTGGATAAAAGCATGTTGATAATGGAAGAAAAAAGCCTGGAGGAATTATCAGATGTTTTAGACCCCGGGCAGTTTTACCGGGCCAACCGGCAATACCTGGTGAGCCGGCCGGCTATTCAGGAAGTGTCTTACTATTTTAACAGCAGGCTATATCTTAAGATAAACCCGGCAACGGGGGAGAAGGTATTGGTGAGCAAGGCTAAAGCCGGTGATTTCAAACAATGGATGAATGGTTACTAA